The Shewanella pealeana ATCC 700345 genome contains the following window.
GAACTGATTAATGGCGTTGAGATCTCTACTCGATGGAACAATTTCGATATTCATATCGTTGGGCTTAATCTTGATATCGATAATGTCGAGTTGGCCGCATTTTTAGTGAATCAACGTGAGTTACGATCGAGTCGAGCCAAACAAATTGGCGAGCGACTTGCGAAGGCTGACATCAAGGGCGCCTATGAAGGGGCTAAAAGCTTCGCTGGCGATGCCGCTATTAGCCGAGGACACTATGCTCGTTGGTTAGCCGAACAAGGCTACGCGACCACTACGGCCAATGTGTTTAAGAAGTATTTGGCTCGAGGTAAGACGGGTTATGTGCCTAACAATTGGCAGGACATGGCTAGCGCCATTGAGATAATTCATCAAGCGGGTGGGGTGGCAGTGTTAGCGCATCCTAGCGGTTATAAGCTATCTGCAAAATGGCTCAAGCGTTTAGTTCGTGAGTTTAAAGAGTCGGGCGGCGATGCGATGGAAGTCGTACTCGGTCAACAAACAATAGACGATCGCAACAACCTGATCGCGCTGAGCATCAAAAATGGCCTGACATGCTCGTTAGGTAGCGATTTTCATTTCCCAAGTAGCTGGATTGAGATCGGTAAAAATATGTTCCAACCCCAAGGAGTGGATTGGGTTTGGCAGTCAGATAAATGGAAGGTAGTACAATGAGTCAGTTTTTTTATATGCATGAGGAAAATCCTCAAGCACGCTTAATTAGTCAAGCCGTAAACGTGATTAAAACGGGGGGGGTGATTGTTTACCCGACCGATTCGGGGTATGCATTAGGCTGTTTGATTGGCGATAAAGAT
Protein-coding sequences here:
- the rnm gene encoding RNase RNM, which gives rise to MPMNDENITDFKLVDLHSHTTASDGQLTPSQLIERAISKGVHMFAITDHDTTDGLIEAHEFNRAHETPLELINGVEISTRWNNFDIHIVGLNLDIDNVELAAFLVNQRELRSSRAKQIGERLAKADIKGAYEGAKSFAGDAAISRGHYARWLAEQGYATTTANVFKKYLARGKTGYVPNNWQDMASAIEIIHQAGGVAVLAHPSGYKLSAKWLKRLVREFKESGGDAMEVVLGQQTIDDRNNLIALSIKNGLTCSLGSDFHFPSSWIEIGKNMFQPQGVDWVWQSDKWKVVQ